In Hirundo rustica isolate bHirRus1 chromosome 33 unlocalized genomic scaffold, bHirRus1.pri.v3 SUPER_33_unloc_1, whole genome shotgun sequence, the following proteins share a genomic window:
- the LOC120747599 gene encoding uncharacterized protein LOC120747599 isoform X1, which yields MPPNSLPCAVFPKSATGPLDTRSQALLRPHPRGPEKAKPLLGSAPCTSILDDPLVQWRLRRCRGEEPALDTPLVGRALLGSAAPQAALQGVPRGRSRDPPMTLQGAVPWESHDPEAPGPITRHFRRHQEASSPQAVSQEPWWQEPCWRSHDTHKAFWPMRSSSLDTLQGALYSRSRDSHEVPWQKSSSSCASLYVGAPPCGKQESQDPLRQEPFWGPHDGPWAQRRLPDWKLCDSQSALWPAREALPEPLHWGGRGLRSCDTCEAPQPIRSTACDALQGVPLQQPLGPQGSLQDPLLRILRCHRRAIRGRLRAIETLLECPPGHPQSIVGPIKK from the exons ATGCCTCCCAATTCCCTCCCTTGCGCCGTGTTCCCCAAGAGCGCCACGGGGCCCCTCGACACCCGATCCCAG GCCCTGCTCAGGCCGCACCCTCGCGGGCCAGAGAAGGCGAAGCCTCTGcttggctctgctccctgcacctCCATCCTCGATGACCCCCTCGTCCAATGGCGCTTGAGGCGCTGCCGAGGGGAGGAGCCAGCGCTGGACACGCCCCTGgtgggcagggctctgctgggctctgccgctccccaggctgccctgcagggagTGCCACGGGGAAGGTCACGTGATCCCCCCATGACCCTGCAGGGGGCCGTGCCCTGGGAGTCACATGACCCTGAGGCCCCAGGGCCAATCACGAGACACTTCCGCAGGCACCAGGAGGCGTCTTCACCCCAGGCTGTCTCCCAGGAACCCTGGTGGCAGGAGCCATGTTGGAGGTCACATGACACCCACAAGGCCTTCTGGCCAATGAGGAGCAGCTCGCTGGACACCCTGCAGGGGGCACTATACTCACGGTCACGTGACTCCCACGAGGTCCCCTggcagaagagcagcagcagctgtgcatcTCTGTACGTGGGGGCTCCACCCTGTGGGAAGCAAGAGTCCCAGGACCCTTTGCGGCAGGAGCCATTTTGGGGGCCACATGACGGCCCCTGGGCTCAGCGGCGTTTACCAGATTGGAAGTTATGTGATTCCCAGAGTGCCCTGTGGCCTGCAAGGGAAGCACTTCCTGAGCCCCTTCACTGGGGAGGGCGGGGCTTGAGGTCATGTGACACCTGTGAGGCCCCACAGCCAATCAGGAGCACTGCTTGTGATGCCCTACAGGGGGTGCCATTGCAGCAGCCACTGG GCCCCCAAGGCTCTCTGCAGGACCCCCTGCTCCGGATACTGCGATGCCACCGCCGAGCCATAAGGGGACGCCTTCG GGCCATTGAGACCCTCCTGGAAtgcccacctgggcaccccCAATCCATCGTGGGGCCAATAAAGAAATGA
- the LOC120747599 gene encoding uncharacterized protein LOC120747599 isoform X2, producing the protein MERRLNLQQRTERLVQRSQALLRPHPRGPEKAKPLLGSAPCTSILDDPLVQWRLRRCRGEEPALDTPLVGRALLGSAAPQAALQGVPRGRSRDPPMTLQGAVPWESHDPEAPGPITRHFRRHQEASSPQAVSQEPWWQEPCWRSHDTHKAFWPMRSSSLDTLQGALYSRSRDSHEVPWQKSSSSCASLYVGAPPCGKQESQDPLRQEPFWGPHDGPWAQRRLPDWKLCDSQSALWPAREALPEPLHWGGRGLRSCDTCEAPQPIRSTACDALQGVPLQQPLGPQGSLQDPLLRILRCHRRAIRGRLRAIETLLECPPGHPQSIVGPIKK; encoded by the exons ATGGAGCGG AGGCTCAACCTGCAGCAGCGAACGGAGCGTCTGGTGCAAAGGAG ccAGGCCCTGCTCAGGCCGCACCCTCGCGGGCCAGAGAAGGCGAAGCCTCTGcttggctctgctccctgcacctCCATCCTCGATGACCCCCTCGTCCAATGGCGCTTGAGGCGCTGCCGAGGGGAGGAGCCAGCGCTGGACACGCCCCTGgtgggcagggctctgctgggctctgccgctccccaggctgccctgcagggagTGCCACGGGGAAGGTCACGTGATCCCCCCATGACCCTGCAGGGGGCCGTGCCCTGGGAGTCACATGACCCTGAGGCCCCAGGGCCAATCACGAGACACTTCCGCAGGCACCAGGAGGCGTCTTCACCCCAGGCTGTCTCCCAGGAACCCTGGTGGCAGGAGCCATGTTGGAGGTCACATGACACCCACAAGGCCTTCTGGCCAATGAGGAGCAGCTCGCTGGACACCCTGCAGGGGGCACTATACTCACGGTCACGTGACTCCCACGAGGTCCCCTggcagaagagcagcagcagctgtgcatcTCTGTACGTGGGGGCTCCACCCTGTGGGAAGCAAGAGTCCCAGGACCCTTTGCGGCAGGAGCCATTTTGGGGGCCACATGACGGCCCCTGGGCTCAGCGGCGTTTACCAGATTGGAAGTTATGTGATTCCCAGAGTGCCCTGTGGCCTGCAAGGGAAGCACTTCCTGAGCCCCTTCACTGGGGAGGGCGGGGCTTGAGGTCATGTGACACCTGTGAGGCCCCACAGCCAATCAGGAGCACTGCTTGTGATGCCCTACAGGGGGTGCCATTGCAGCAGCCACTGG GCCCCCAAGGCTCTCTGCAGGACCCCCTGCTCCGGATACTGCGATGCCACCGCCGAGCCATAAGGGGACGCCTTCG GGCCATTGAGACCCTCCTGGAAtgcccacctgggcaccccCAATCCATCGTGGGGCCAATAAAGAAATGA